The following proteins come from a genomic window of Sorex araneus isolate mSorAra2 chromosome 1, mSorAra2.pri, whole genome shotgun sequence:
- the KCNV2 gene encoding potassium voltage-gated channel subfamily V member 2, translated as MLKQSERRRSWGSKPWNTMGSEVTPHAGASQHRGSICSAGGRSGSQASITPWTEGNYNYYIEEEEGEDGEEMEEWKDDLAEEDPQAEATSQLQDGADLPAARSTLNVNVGGQSYHLDSREVACYPKTRLGRLVTAHSRSRQLGLCDDYEEETDEYFFDRDPAVFQLVSNFYASGVLLVRDELCPRSFLEELGYWGVRLKYTPRCCRICFEERRDELSEQLKIQRELRAQAQAEEAEELFRDMRFFGPQRQRLWNLMEKPFSSVAAKIIGVASSLFVLISVVALALNTVEEMHPQTGRGAGGDARPVLEHVELLCMAFFTLEFLLRLASTPDLRRFARSALNLVDLVAILPLYLQLLLEGVTGEDHGHGKGSPREHDLETVGRVGKVGQVLRIMRLMRIFRILKLARHSTGLRAFGFTLCQCYQQVGCLLLFITLGIFSFSAAAYSVEHDVPGTNFTSIPHAWWWAAVSISTVGYGDMYPETHLGRLFAFLCIAFGIILNGMPISILYNKFSDYYSKLKAYEYTAMRRERGNVEFLQRARKKMAECLARSNLQPTPRQEN; from the exons ATGCTGAAACAGAGCGAGAGGCGACGTTCTTGGGGCTCCAAGCCCTGGAACACTATGGGAAGTGAGGTCACGCCTCACGCAGGGGCTAGCCAACACCGTGGGAGCATCTGCTCCGCGGGAGGCCGCAGTGGCTCCCAAGCCAGCATCACACCTTGGACCGAAGGCAACTATAACTACTacatagaggaggaggagggggaggacggAGAGGAGATGGAGGAATGGAAAGATGACCTAGCCGAGGAGGACCCCCAGGCGGAAGCCACGTCCCAGCTCCAGGACGGCGCAGACCTGCCGGCAGCCAGGTCCACGCTGAACGTGAACGTGGGCGGCCAGAGCTACCACCTGGACTCCCGCGAGGTGGCCTGCTACCCCAAGACGCGCTTGGGCCGCCTGGTGACCGCGCACAGCCGCAGCCGCCAGCTGGGCCTGTGTGACGACTACGAGGAGGAGACGGACGAGTACTTCTTCGACCGCGACCCCGCGGTCTTCCAGCTCGTGTCCAACTTCTACGCGTCCGGGGTGCTGCTGGTACGCGACGAGCTGTGCCCGCGCAGCTTCCTGGAGGAGCTGGGCTACTGGGGGGTGAGGCTCAAGTACACGCCGCGCTGCTGCCGCATCTGCTTCGAGGAGCGGCGCGACGAGCTGAGCGAGCAGCTCAAGATCCAGCGCGAGCTGCGGGCCCAGGCGCAGGCCGAGGAGGCCGAGGAGCTCTTCCGCGACATGCGCTTCTTCGGGCCGCAGCGCCAGCGCCTCTGGAACCTCATGGAGAAGCCCTTCTCGTCGGTGGCGGCCAAGATCATCGGCGTGGCCTCCAGCCTCTTCGTGCTCATCTCGGTGGTGGCGCTGGCCTTGAACACGGTGGAGGAGATGCACCCGCAgacgggccggggcgcgggcggcgacGCGCGGCCTGTCCTGGAGCACGTGGAGCTGCTGTGCATGGCCTTCTTCACGCTCGAGTTCCTGCTGCGCCTGGCCTCCACGCCCGATCTGCGGCGCTTCGCGCGGAGCGCCCTCAACCTGGTGGACCTGGTGGCCATTCTGCCCCTCTACCTGCAGCTGCTGCTCGAGGGCGTCACGGGTGAGGACCATGGGCATGGCAAGGGCTCGCCCCGGGAACACGACCTGGAGACCGTGGGCCGCGTGGGCAAGGTGGGCCAGGTGCTGCGCATCATGCGCCTCATGCGCATCTTCCGCATCCTCAAGCTGGCCCGGCACTCCACTGGCCTGCGTGCCTTTGGCTTCACGCTGTGTCAGTGCTACCAGCAGGTGGGCTGCCTGCTGCTCTTCATCACCCTGGGTATCTTCTCCTTCTCCGCGGCCGCTTACTCTGTGGAGCACGACGTGCCCGGCACCAATTTCACCAGCATCCCCCACGCCTGGTGGTGGGCAGCG GTGAGCATCTCCACTGTGGGCTATGGAGACATGTACCCAGAGACCCACCTAGGCAGGCTTTTTGCCTTCCTCTGCATTGCTTTTGGAATCATTCTCAATGGAATGCCCATTTCCATCCTCTACAACAAGTTCTCTGATTACTACAGCAAACTCAAAGCTTATGAGTATACTGCTatgaggagagaaaggggaaatgtGGAGTTCTTACAGAGAGCCAGAAAGAAGATGGCTGAGTGTTTAGCTAGAAGCAACTTACAGCCCACCCCAAGACAAGAGAATTAG